The Cygnus atratus isolate AKBS03 ecotype Queensland, Australia chromosome 19, CAtr_DNAZoo_HiC_assembly, whole genome shotgun sequence genome includes a window with the following:
- the ASS1 gene encoding argininosuccinate synthase, with translation MAQPKGTVVLAYSGGLDTSCILVWLKEQGYDVVAYLANIGQKEDFEAARKKALALGAKKVYIEDVCREFVEEFIWPAVQANAVYEDRYLLGTALARPCIARGLVEVAQKEGAQHVAHGATGKGNDQVRFELTCYALCPSIKVVAPWRLPEFYQRFPGRRELMDYAQKHGIPVPVTPQTPWSMDENLMHISYEAGILENPKNQAPPGLYTKTCDPATSPDTPDVLEIEFEKGVPVKVTNVGDGAVRRSALELFVYLNDIAGKHGVGRIDIVENRFVGMKSRGIYETPAGTILYHAHLDIEAFTMDREVRKIKQGLSLKFSELVYNGFWHSPECEFLRHCIARSQQAVAGTVRLSVFKGHVSVLGRASPRSLYNEELVSMNVQGDYEPADATGFININSLRLKEYHRLQSKVTAKQNE, from the exons atGGCTCAACCCAAGGGCACCGTCGTCCTCGCCTACAGCGGGGGCCTGGACACCTCCTGCATCCTGGTGTGGCTGAAGGAGCAGGGCTACGACGTGGTCGCCTACCTG GCCAACATTGGACAGAAGGAAGACTTTGAGGCAGCCCGAAAGAAAGCACTGGCGCTGGGGGCCAAGAAG GTTTACATCGAGGACGTGTGCAGGGAGTTCGTGGAAGAGTTCATCTGGCCGGCGGTGCAGGCCAACGCTGTGTACGAGGACCGCTACCTGCTGGGCACCGCGCTGGCCCGGCCCTGCATTGCCCGCGGGCTGGTGGAGGTCGCCCAGAAGGAGGGAGCCCAGCACGTCGCCCACGGGGCCACGGGCAAg GGCAACGACCAGGTTCGGTTTGAGCTCACCTGCTACGCACTGTGCCCTAGCATCAAG GTCGTCGCACCGTGGAGGCTGCCCGAGTTCTACCAGCGCTTCCCCGGGCGTCGTGAGCTGATGGACTATGCCCAG aAGCACGGGATCCCGGTGCCTGTGACGCCCCAGACACCCTGGAGCATGGATGAGAACCTCATGCACATCAG CTACGAAGCCGGGATCCTGGAGAACCCCAAG AATCAGGCTCCCCCCGGCCTCTACACGAAGACCTGCGACCCGGCCACCTCTCCCGACACCCCAGATGTCCTGGAGATCGAGTTTGAGAAGG GTGTCCCCGTGAAGGTCACCAACGTCGGGGACGGGGCCGTTCGCCGCTCGGCCCTGGAGCTGTTCGTGTACCTGAACGACATCGC GGGCAAGCACGGCGTGGGGCGCATCGACATCGTGGAGAACCGCTTCGTCGGGATGAAGTCCAGAG GTATCTATGAGACCCCAGCGGGGACGATCCTATACCACGCGCATTTAGATATCGAGGCCTTCACCATGGACCGGGAAGTGCGGAAAATCAAACAGGGGCTCTCCTTGAAATTCTCCGAGCTGGTGTACAATG GCTTCTGGCACAGCCCCGAGTGCGAGTTCCTGCGGCACTGCATCGCGCGCTCGCAGCAGGCGGTGGCGGGCACCGTGCGCCTCTCCGTCTTCAAGGGCCACGTCTCCGTCCTGGGCAGGGCGTCCCCGCGGTCCCTGTACAACGAGGAGCTGGTGAG CATGAACGTGCAAGGGGACTACGAGCCCGCCGACGCCACCGGCTTCATCAACATCAACTCGCTGAG GCTAAAGGAATATCATCGTCTTCAGAGCAAGGTCACCGCGAAGCAGAATGAATAG